A single window of Natronocella acetinitrilica DNA harbors:
- a CDS encoding transglutaminase family protein, producing the protein MHTPDHRWLRVGCRLEMTYAVASPMILLLRPRSGLYQWVAGDTYRVLPNLPIAEYTDVYGNLCQRLLAPVGPLSIWVQSEVRVLAGAQPAPGAPFVPVEELPAETLIHLTPSRYCEADRLGPLANEITAGALPGYDQVTAISRWINQRIDYLSESDPEPVSATEMVRRGNGVCRDFAHLGIALCRSLSIPARLVVGYLERLEPMDLHAWFEAYVGGNWHTFDPTRPDLTGGRVCLGYGRDAADVAVFSQFGPPVIPSRLEVYVEPIDAPTA; encoded by the coding sequence ATGCACACTCCGGATCATCGGTGGTTACGCGTTGGTTGCCGGTTGGAGATGACCTACGCGGTGGCGAGTCCGATGATCCTGCTGCTGCGTCCGCGTAGCGGCCTCTATCAATGGGTCGCCGGAGATACCTATCGCGTCCTGCCCAACCTGCCGATTGCCGAGTACACCGATGTCTACGGTAATCTCTGTCAGCGCCTGCTGGCGCCGGTGGGGCCCTTGTCCATCTGGGTGCAATCGGAGGTCCGCGTACTGGCGGGTGCTCAGCCTGCACCAGGCGCGCCCTTTGTGCCGGTGGAGGAGTTGCCCGCCGAAACCCTTATTCATCTGACGCCCAGTCGCTACTGCGAAGCCGACCGTCTCGGACCGCTGGCCAACGAAATCACCGCTGGGGCCCTGCCGGGTTATGATCAGGTGACGGCAATTTCCCGGTGGATCAACCAGCGCATTGACTACCTGTCGGAATCCGACCCCGAGCCGGTGTCGGCCACCGAAATGGTACGGCGCGGTAATGGCGTCTGCCGTGATTTCGCGCACCTTGGTATCGCCCTGTGCCGTAGCCTGAGCATTCCGGCACGCCTGGTGGTGGGTTATCTGGAGCGGCTTGAGCCGATGGATCTCCATGCCTGGTTCGAAGCCTATGTGGGGGGCAACTGGCACACGTTCGACCCGACCCGGCCGGATCTGACCGGCGGGCGTGTGTGTCTTGGTTATGGCCGGGATGCAGCCGATGTCGCCGTCTTCAGCCAGTTCGGCCCGCCGGTGATACCGTCGCGGCTGGAAGTCTACGTTGAGCCTATAGACGCGCCAACTGCCTGA
- a CDS encoding Ldh family oxidoreductase: MGQRICSPEELEGLARDALTASGASRDAADSLARAVVAAELDGIASHGLAYIPTYCEHLRCGKVRPLAEPRAQATAASAILVDADHGFAHPAIDKGLPLLMEAARSHGVAGMAVRRSYNCGVLGYHTEQLAAAGLVGLGFTNAPASIAPLGGTRPVIGTNPFSLAVPGEHPGEIALLIDQSASVVAKSEVMAHKRRGQPLPAGWALDASGQPTTDPDAALAGSMMPAGGYKGFGSGLMTEVLAAVLAGGALGTQASPFSGTQGGPPGTGQFFLAMDPDSFSGSAFQPAVQGLIAAMDEQPGVRVPGRRRRDNRLRLRQAGIPVASELLDRVQSLVRT, from the coding sequence ATGGGGCAGCGGATCTGTAGCCCTGAAGAACTGGAGGGGCTGGCGCGGGATGCGCTGACGGCAAGCGGTGCGAGCCGGGATGCAGCCGACTCGCTTGCCCGGGCGGTGGTGGCCGCAGAACTGGATGGCATCGCCAGTCATGGGCTGGCCTACATTCCCACCTACTGCGAACACCTGCGTTGCGGCAAGGTTCGGCCACTGGCAGAACCCCGTGCCCAGGCGACCGCCGCATCCGCAATCCTGGTGGACGCTGACCACGGCTTCGCTCATCCGGCCATCGACAAGGGCCTGCCCTTGCTGATGGAGGCGGCACGCAGTCATGGCGTGGCCGGCATGGCGGTGCGTCGTTCCTACAACTGCGGCGTGCTTGGCTACCACACCGAGCAGCTGGCTGCGGCAGGTCTGGTCGGCCTTGGATTTACCAATGCGCCGGCCTCCATTGCACCGCTGGGTGGCACGCGTCCGGTGATCGGCACCAACCCCTTCTCGCTGGCGGTTCCCGGCGAGCATCCCGGTGAGATTGCCCTGTTGATCGACCAGTCCGCCAGCGTGGTGGCCAAGAGCGAGGTGATGGCCCACAAGCGCCGGGGACAGCCGCTACCTGCCGGCTGGGCCCTGGACGCCAGCGGCCAACCCACCACGGATCCGGATGCCGCCTTGGCAGGTAGCATGATGCCCGCCGGCGGTTACAAGGGTTTTGGTAGTGGGCTGATGACGGAAGTGCTTGCCGCGGTGTTGGCCGGCGGGGCCCTGGGCACGCAGGCAAGCCCGTTCTCCGGTACGCAGGGTGGTCCACCCGGCACGGGGCAGTTCTTCCTGGCGATGGATCCCGACAGCTTCTCCGGTTCGGCTTTCCAGCCCGCCGTCCAGGGGCTGATTGCGGCCATGGATGAGCAACCCGGTGTACGGGTTCCGGGCCGTCGCCGCCGGGATAACCGTCTGCGCTTGCGGCAGGCGGGCATTCCGGTGGCAAGCGAGCTGCTGGACCGGGTGCAGAGCCTGGTCCGGACCTGA
- the yjgA gene encoding ribosome biogenesis factor YjgA, which produces MNDEWEDATEAPSRSSRKREAEALQRLGEAVLALPSDQRRSLPLSEALLDACALADRLTANGARRRQKQLIGKLMREVDPEPIQEALNALKGVSARSAAHHRRIEHWRDRLLAEGDEAVTAFMSDYPDVDQQHLRQLLRNARRESQAGKPPRAARELFRLVREAMPDATD; this is translated from the coding sequence ATGAACGACGAATGGGAAGACGCCACTGAAGCACCCAGCCGCTCGAGTCGGAAGCGGGAAGCCGAGGCCTTGCAACGATTGGGAGAGGCTGTGCTGGCCCTGCCTTCGGATCAACGCCGTAGTCTGCCTTTGTCGGAGGCTCTGCTGGACGCCTGTGCGCTTGCGGACCGTCTGACAGCCAACGGAGCGCGTCGACGCCAGAAGCAGTTGATCGGTAAGTTGATGCGCGAGGTGGACCCGGAGCCGATCCAGGAGGCGCTGAATGCATTGAAGGGCGTTTCGGCCCGATCTGCGGCGCATCATCGTCGCATCGAGCACTGGCGGGACCGCCTGCTCGCCGAGGGCGATGAAGCGGTAACCGCCTTCATGAGTGACTACCCCGACGTTGACCAGCAGCACTTGCGTCAGCTGTTGCGCAACGCCCGTCGCGAAAGCCAGGCCGGCAAACCGCCCCGGGCGGCGCGGGAGCTGTTTCGGCTGGTTCGCGAGGCGATGCCGGACGCGACTGACTGA
- a CDS encoding bactofilin family protein, translating to MFDIGKRGSGSQKDEQDDTTDSLPGVGMAGTSPASGSDQTAGVRRREAAVIGPSIHIEGTLRGEEDLLIEGHVKGTVQLQGHTLTIGGKGQVEAELHAQSIYVEGTVQGDLYGTELVSIRKSARIFGNVTAPRVSLEDGAKFKGAIDMDVEPARPAAAAPGGTSSGKPQSASGGSGSSGSPGSPPAGTGDKKTEDATKATTSKGSATG from the coding sequence ATGTTCGATATCGGCAAGCGCGGATCCGGCTCCCAGAAGGATGAGCAGGACGATACAACCGACTCCCTGCCGGGCGTTGGCATGGCCGGCACAAGCCCGGCCTCTGGTAGCGACCAGACCGCTGGTGTTCGCCGGCGCGAGGCAGCCGTGATCGGCCCATCGATTCATATCGAAGGCACGCTGCGGGGTGAGGAAGACCTGCTGATCGAAGGCCACGTGAAGGGTACGGTACAGCTTCAGGGACACACCTTGACCATCGGCGGCAAGGGCCAGGTCGAAGCCGAACTCCACGCCCAGAGCATCTACGTGGAGGGCACGGTTCAGGGTGACCTGTATGGCACTGAACTGGTCTCCATTCGCAAGTCGGCACGCATATTCGGTAATGTCACGGCGCCGCGGGTCAGTCTTGAAGATGGTGCCAAGTTCAAGGGTGCCATCGACATGGACGTGGAGCCCGCACGGCCAGCGGCAGCCGCTCCGGGCGGTACGTCCAGCGGCAAACCACAGTCCGCCTCCGGCGGCAGTGGTTCTTCCGGCAGCCCGGGAAGTCCGCCCGCCGGGACGGGCGACAAGAAGACGGAAGATGCCACCAAGGCAACGACGTCCAAGGGCAGTGCCACGGGCTGA
- a CDS encoding sarcosine oxidase subunit gamma, protein MAEQDLRYPVGLSTWQLPAQRGEPGVRIAHVRGLACCQVFARRGREDAVQAALNVTTAPGRGAMTRELLALPLAPRQWMILAPRGRDGALARALAQKLDGIGHVSDQSHGRAAFRVSGRHAVELLGRECRLDLATAEPGFAGQTVMAEISVLLCRPDAESGFVLLVYPGYAQAFLGWLQQAAASMQPLFVEEDAPPWTPTPQS, encoded by the coding sequence GTGGCTGAGCAGGACCTGCGCTATCCGGTGGGGTTGAGTACCTGGCAGTTACCCGCTCAGCGGGGCGAGCCCGGCGTTCGTATCGCCCATGTTCGTGGTCTGGCCTGCTGTCAGGTCTTTGCCAGACGGGGCCGGGAAGACGCAGTACAGGCTGCGCTGAACGTTACGACTGCGCCGGGTCGAGGCGCCATGACCAGGGAGTTGCTGGCGCTACCGCTGGCACCACGGCAATGGATGATACTCGCGCCCCGGGGGCGTGACGGCGCCCTGGCCCGGGCCTTGGCCCAGAAACTGGACGGCATTGGCCACGTCAGCGATCAGAGCCACGGGCGTGCCGCATTCCGCGTGTCGGGCCGCCATGCGGTGGAACTGCTCGGTCGCGAGTGTCGGCTTGACCTGGCGACGGCGGAGCCCGGTTTCGCCGGGCAAACGGTGATGGCGGAGATCAGCGTGTTATTGTGCCGCCCGGACGCGGAGAGCGGCTTTGTTCTGCTGGTCTACCCGGGCTACGCCCAGGCATTTCTCGGCTGGCTGCAGCAGGCCGCCGCTTCCATGCAACCCCTATTCGTCGAGGAAGACGCGCCACCATGGACGCCAACGCCCCAATCCTGA
- a CDS encoding histone deacetylase family protein, producing the protein MIGDRDVLVLHDERMLNHRPDADSPFLPGRLDRRVREILSGLQVKWSYPEHPGRLTAIAELLAREPIAGVRFGPGRQATREQLSRVHTLSYLEDISELRGQNAWLDVDTTAVSAGSVEAAEVAAGTSIAAVEAVVNGDANSAFALVRPPGHHAEPVRARGFCLFNNVAVAAAHAQAALGCKRVLIIDWDAHHGNGTQDIFWADPDVMFFDTHRAAPFYPGSGVLEEVGAGLGEGTTVNVPLPGGAGDLALVRAFQDILVPAADWFRPDLVLVSAGFDAHRLDLALNMSYDGFAALAGVVQEIADRHCQGRLALILEGGYHTESLSRGVHTVLQVLAGGPVPDVGECGLAEVAAAAEYHREAFSAPED; encoded by the coding sequence ATGATCGGAGATCGCGACGTGCTTGTGCTGCACGATGAGCGCATGCTCAACCACAGGCCCGATGCCGACAGCCCTTTTCTGCCAGGTCGGCTTGATCGACGGGTCCGCGAGATTCTCTCCGGGCTACAGGTGAAGTGGAGTTACCCCGAACATCCCGGGCGCCTCACGGCAATCGCCGAATTGCTGGCCAGGGAGCCCATTGCCGGGGTGCGTTTCGGGCCAGGTCGACAGGCAACCCGCGAACAGCTCAGTCGTGTGCATACCCTTTCTTATCTTGAGGATATCAGCGAGTTACGTGGCCAGAATGCCTGGCTGGACGTGGACACCACGGCGGTCTCGGCGGGTAGTGTGGAGGCGGCCGAGGTGGCGGCGGGCACGTCGATCGCTGCCGTCGAGGCCGTGGTCAATGGCGATGCGAATAGTGCCTTTGCACTGGTACGACCACCGGGGCACCACGCCGAGCCCGTCCGGGCGCGCGGTTTCTGCCTGTTCAATAATGTCGCCGTTGCAGCCGCTCACGCCCAGGCTGCACTGGGATGCAAGCGCGTGCTCATCATTGATTGGGATGCGCACCATGGCAACGGCACCCAGGACATCTTCTGGGCCGATCCCGACGTCATGTTCTTTGACACCCACCGGGCTGCACCTTTCTATCCGGGGTCAGGCGTCCTCGAAGAGGTGGGAGCGGGCCTCGGGGAGGGCACCACGGTCAATGTTCCCCTGCCCGGAGGAGCGGGTGATCTGGCGCTGGTCCGTGCCTTCCAGGACATCCTCGTGCCCGCGGCGGACTGGTTCCGCCCCGACCTCGTGCTGGTTTCGGCAGGCTTTGACGCACACCGCCTCGATCTCGCGCTCAACATGAGCTACGACGGCTTCGCCGCTCTTGCGGGCGTGGTGCAGGAGATCGCGGACCGGCACTGTCAGGGTCGGCTGGCGCTGATACTCGAGGGCGGTTACCACACAGAGTCTCTGTCCAGGGGCGTGCACACCGTGCTGCAGGTGCTTGCCGGCGGCCCCGTGCCCGATGTGGGCGAGTGCGGGCTGGCGGAAGTTGCCGCCGCCGCCGAATACCACCGCGAGGCCTTCTCAGCGCCTGAGGATTGA
- the purU gene encoding formyltetrahydrofolate deformylase → MDANAPILILKLTCADRPGIVAAVSGLIAEHGGNILESSQFDDLRTGQFFMRVRFSFAEAERFSFFFKPVAERFSMRWDVQREDVRGRVLIMVSRFDHCLVDLLYRWRTGTIPMDVVAIVSNHETARPIAELHDLPFHHLPVTRETRAAQEAKLLGLVEETGADLVVLARYMQILSDGLSNRLFGKVINIHHSFLPGFKGARPYHQAHERGVKLIGATAHYVTADLDEGPIIEQDVERVDHADEPEDLIEIGQTLECQALARAVRWHLEHRVLLNGSKTVVFR, encoded by the coding sequence ATGGACGCCAACGCCCCAATCCTGATTCTCAAACTGACCTGCGCCGATCGGCCCGGCATCGTGGCCGCGGTCTCCGGGCTGATTGCCGAGCACGGTGGCAATATCCTGGAGAGTTCCCAGTTCGACGACCTGCGCACCGGGCAGTTCTTCATGCGGGTGCGGTTCAGTTTCGCCGAAGCGGAGCGGTTCAGCTTTTTCTTCAAACCGGTGGCGGAACGCTTCTCCATGCGCTGGGACGTGCAGCGTGAGGATGTCCGTGGCCGGGTGCTGATCATGGTGTCGCGCTTCGACCATTGCCTGGTGGACCTGCTGTATCGCTGGCGTACCGGCACAATACCGATGGATGTGGTGGCCATCGTCTCCAACCACGAGACGGCGCGACCCATCGCCGAACTGCATGATCTGCCGTTTCATCACCTGCCCGTGACACGCGAGACCAGAGCGGCCCAGGAGGCGAAGCTGCTTGGCCTGGTGGAGGAGACCGGCGCCGACCTGGTCGTTCTCGCCCGCTACATGCAGATACTCTCCGACGGACTGTCCAATCGCCTGTTCGGCAAGGTGATCAACATCCATCACTCCTTCCTGCCCGGTTTCAAGGGTGCCCGGCCCTATCACCAGGCCCATGAGCGGGGCGTCAAGCTCATAGGCGCTACCGCGCACTACGTGACGGCGGACCTGGATGAGGGGCCGATCATCGAGCAGGACGTGGAGCGCGTGGACCACGCCGACGAGCCGGAGGATCTCATCGAGATCGGCCAGACCCTGGAATGTCAGGCCCTGGCCCGTGCCGTGCGCTGGCACCTGGAGCACCGGGTGCTGCTGAACGGGTCCAAGACGGTGGTGTTCCGCTAG
- a CDS encoding CBS domain-containing protein, translated as MDMTLGSIIKEKGGALFSVSPDATVSDAVKVMVDGGVGSVIVLDHGHIKGLFTERDLLRRVVYADKDPATTPIAKVMTADVATVSPDLTVSEAMSLCTEKRIRRLPVVEGDVLLGVVSSGDLTKWAVHDQQHTIDDLTKYIYGEPA; from the coding sequence ATGGACATGACTCTTGGAAGCATCATCAAGGAGAAAGGCGGCGCCCTGTTCAGCGTCTCGCCTGACGCGACTGTCAGCGACGCGGTCAAGGTCATGGTTGACGGCGGCGTCGGGTCGGTCATCGTGCTTGACCACGGCCACATCAAGGGGCTGTTCACCGAGCGCGATCTGCTCCGCCGCGTGGTGTATGCGGACAAGGATCCAGCAACCACCCCTATCGCCAAAGTGATGACAGCGGACGTGGCCACGGTGTCACCGGACCTGACGGTGAGCGAAGCCATGTCCCTGTGCACCGAGAAGCGCATCCGGCGACTGCCGGTAGTCGAAGGCGACGTGCTGCTCGGCGTGGTGTCCTCGGGCGATCTGACCAAATGGGCCGTGCACGACCAGCAGCACACCATCGACGATCTGACCAAGTACATCTACGGCGAACCAGCCTGA
- a CDS encoding M48 family metallopeptidase, whose translation MQHHCPCGHDHGRRQFLIYLVGATGTVALAGCSSTQVADSLGGIAMISPAEERAMGEAAWEDIKSEMTLSTNRDATRRLEDVGWRIVDAGGNRDENWEFALFDDPAINAFALPGGKVGFYTGILELMENDAQLAAVMGHEVGHVNARHGARRVSAQRASAIGLQALQVALQIGDVARAGEIAGVLGAGVVYGVIMPYSRAHELEADELGVRYMAQAGYDPQESVRFWQSMQAQSQGGRPPEFLSTHPAEDRRIRELRRIIPEVQPIYEENRLSQADLRRLVARMMG comes from the coding sequence ATGCAGCACCACTGTCCCTGCGGACACGATCATGGAAGGCGGCAGTTTCTGATTTACCTGGTGGGTGCCACCGGCACCGTGGCGCTGGCCGGGTGCAGTTCCACCCAGGTTGCCGACAGCCTTGGCGGTATTGCCATGATCTCCCCCGCCGAGGAGCGGGCCATGGGCGAGGCGGCCTGGGAGGACATCAAGAGCGAAATGACGCTGTCCACTAATCGCGACGCCACACGACGCCTGGAAGACGTGGGTTGGCGCATCGTGGACGCGGGTGGCAATCGGGACGAGAACTGGGAGTTCGCCCTGTTCGATGATCCCGCCATCAACGCCTTCGCGCTGCCCGGCGGCAAGGTGGGATTCTACACCGGCATACTCGAACTGATGGAAAACGACGCCCAGCTGGCCGCCGTGATGGGTCACGAGGTCGGTCACGTTAACGCCCGGCATGGCGCACGGCGGGTCAGTGCCCAGCGGGCGTCTGCGATCGGCCTGCAGGCATTGCAGGTAGCCCTGCAGATTGGCGATGTGGCACGAGCCGGCGAGATCGCCGGTGTGCTCGGGGCCGGCGTGGTTTATGGCGTGATCATGCCCTATTCCCGGGCTCACGAACTGGAGGCGGACGAGCTGGGCGTGCGCTATATGGCCCAGGCCGGCTACGACCCGCAGGAATCCGTGCGCTTCTGGCAGTCCATGCAGGCGCAGAGTCAGGGCGGTCGGCCGCCGGAGTTTCTCTCCACCCATCCGGCGGAAGATCGCCGTATTCGCGAGTTGCGCAGGATCATTCCCGAAGTGCAGCCCATCTACGAGGAAAACCGCCTCAGTCAAGCTGACCTGAGGCGGCTTGTAGCGCGCATGATGGGCTGA
- a CDS encoding BCCT family transporter: MSEQRNNQDRIGFNAGLGDPWVLGISGGFIVLFIALSFYDIDMVSGAVGTGFAWTARVLGSYFQLLLLLTFFIAVAVSISPAASARVGGLDKPEMGTFKWLSIIMCTLLAGGGVFFAAGEPVYHFVVTPPAFDTEAGTAEAVAGALAQSFMHWGFLAWAILGTLTAIVLAQAHYVHGKPLQPRTLLFPVFGERVMRGAFGGVVDAVCVIAVVAGTVGPIGFLATQVSFGLEELFGFAGGYGTQLLILVVLGAIYVTSAITGIHRGIQILSRFNVFLAIGIGAVIFVFGPTLFLVNSYLQGMGAYVTNFFTMATMTSETAPDWWMQWWTIFFFAWFLGYGPLMALFVARISRGRTVRQMLLAVGIMAPVATTIWFTLLGGSGIYYQLTGQIDLVEALNNFRFDVATLTVAQALPLGTVMALAILLLTTIFVATTGDSMSYTISMVASGHDEPNTAVRAFWGIAMVVMAAILLYMGAGQISALQQFIVITAIPVSLVLLPSLWTGPKACYAMAREQGIVR, encoded by the coding sequence ATGAGCGAGCAACGCAACAATCAGGATCGCATCGGTTTCAACGCGGGACTTGGGGACCCATGGGTGCTGGGGATCAGCGGCGGCTTCATCGTGCTGTTCATCGCCCTGTCCTTTTACGATATCGACATGGTCTCCGGGGCCGTGGGCACAGGTTTCGCGTGGACGGCCCGGGTGCTGGGCTCCTATTTTCAGCTGCTTTTATTGCTGACCTTCTTTATCGCCGTGGCGGTATCGATCTCGCCCGCGGCCAGCGCCAGGGTTGGCGGTCTGGACAAGCCGGAGATGGGCACCTTCAAGTGGCTGTCTATCATCATGTGCACCCTGCTCGCGGGGGGTGGTGTGTTCTTCGCCGCTGGCGAGCCGGTTTATCACTTCGTCGTCACGCCGCCGGCCTTCGACACCGAGGCCGGGACGGCGGAGGCCGTGGCTGGCGCGCTTGCCCAGTCGTTCATGCACTGGGGCTTCCTGGCCTGGGCCATCCTCGGCACCCTGACGGCCATCGTGCTGGCCCAGGCCCATTACGTGCACGGCAAGCCCCTCCAGCCGCGTACCCTGCTGTTTCCGGTGTTTGGCGAGCGTGTCATGCGCGGCGCCTTCGGTGGGGTGGTGGATGCGGTCTGCGTGATCGCCGTGGTAGCGGGGACGGTGGGGCCCATCGGCTTTCTGGCCACCCAGGTCAGTTTCGGGCTGGAGGAGCTGTTCGGTTTCGCCGGCGGGTACGGGACGCAGTTGCTGATCCTCGTCGTGCTCGGAGCGATCTACGTCACCTCGGCCATTACCGGCATTCATCGGGGAATCCAGATCCTGAGTCGGTTCAACGTATTCCTCGCCATCGGCATTGGTGCCGTGATCTTCGTTTTCGGCCCCACTCTCTTTCTGGTGAACAGCTACCTGCAGGGTATGGGCGCGTATGTCACCAACTTCTTCACCATGGCCACCATGACATCGGAAACCGCGCCGGACTGGTGGATGCAATGGTGGACGATCTTCTTCTTTGCCTGGTTCCTCGGCTACGGCCCCCTGATGGCGCTGTTCGTGGCACGCATCTCCCGGGGGCGCACCGTACGCCAGATGCTGCTCGCCGTCGGCATCATGGCGCCGGTGGCCACCACCATCTGGTTCACCCTGCTGGGTGGCTCGGGAATCTACTATCAGCTCACCGGCCAGATCGACCTGGTGGAGGCGTTGAACAACTTCCGCTTTGACGTGGCTACCCTGACCGTGGCCCAGGCACTGCCACTGGGCACGGTCATGGCCCTGGCCATACTCTTGCTCACCACGATCTTCGTGGCCACGACGGGCGACTCCATGAGCTACACCATCTCCATGGTGGCGTCCGGCCACGATGAACCGAACACCGCGGTGCGGGCCTTCTGGGGGATCGCCATGGTGGTCATGGCGGCAATACTGCTCTACATGGGGGCAGGGCAGATCAGTGCCCTGCAGCAGTTCATCGTGATTACCGCCATCCCGGTGTCGCTGGTGTTGCTACCATCGTTGTGGACAGGCCCCAAGGCCTGCTATGCCATGGCCCGGGAGCAGGGCATCGTTCGCTAG
- a CDS encoding mechanosensitive ion channel domain-containing protein, whose translation MLALALLPTPVLAEDGGHEELAALLEDEQARERLIEHLRGAARDDAQATAEEEEAFSLPRQIANITQGIAEGTVTELNAAVAAIRDVNLGDGDNLAEFGMAALDLALVVAITVALFFLLRRLSAPLFRRDSDWALQGSAVSQTVRRTIAVVLAAALDVIIVVLAWVGGYVVTLLFVGGTGEMETRHSLFLNAFLLIEVFKAAIRMIFSSRYEGLRLLPMSGEEAAYWNAWLARLAGFIGYGLLVVVPLTNLNFGTGLGRVAGLLIMLVAFIYALVIILQNKTRVRERLEAMASESTFAFTRFLTNLAARFWHLVALAYFAALAVVTVTRPEDALPFMAQATIQTVVAVLLGSLLAVVLTQVISRQIKVPDETRARFPLLEERLNSYIPTGLKIMRLGILIMVLAVIADAWSLFNLGNWLGSDAGARTIGTVVSVALIVVLATLFWIGVASWIEHRLNPDSDGKEPGAREKTLLTIFRNAIAVALIIMTSMIVLSEIGINIGPLIAGAGVLGLAIGFGAQKLVQDIITGVFIQLENAINAGDVVTAGGITGVAEKLTIRSLGLRDVSGTFHIIPFSSVDSVSNYMRDFAYHVGEYGVAYRENIDDVIVKLRDAFDELIAHEEHKQKIIGELEVHGVTALADSSVNIRVRIKTIPGVQWAIGREYNRLVKMHFDAAGIEIPFPHMTLYFGEDKDGSAPPAHVSMVHRKALQGRKDDGRKRVEDGRADANPTFKGDFDDAED comes from the coding sequence ATGCTCGCCCTGGCTCTCCTGCCAACCCCGGTTCTGGCCGAGGACGGCGGCCATGAGGAACTGGCCGCCCTGCTGGAGGACGAGCAGGCCCGGGAACGGCTGATCGAGCACTTGCGTGGAGCGGCCCGGGACGACGCTCAGGCAACTGCCGAGGAAGAGGAAGCCTTTTCCCTGCCACGGCAGATCGCCAATATCACCCAGGGAATCGCCGAGGGCACCGTCACCGAGCTCAATGCCGCCGTGGCTGCGATCCGCGACGTCAATCTCGGTGATGGCGACAACCTTGCGGAGTTCGGCATGGCGGCGCTGGACCTGGCCCTGGTGGTCGCAATCACCGTCGCACTGTTCTTCCTCCTGCGGCGTCTATCCGCGCCGCTGTTCCGGCGTGATAGCGACTGGGCCTTGCAGGGCAGCGCCGTTTCCCAGACGGTACGGCGCACCATTGCAGTCGTCCTTGCCGCTGCGCTGGACGTGATCATCGTGGTGCTCGCCTGGGTGGGCGGCTATGTGGTCACACTGCTGTTTGTCGGTGGCACAGGCGAAATGGAAACCCGTCACAGCCTGTTCCTGAATGCCTTCCTGCTGATCGAGGTCTTCAAGGCAGCGATTCGCATGATCTTCTCTTCCCGCTACGAGGGTCTGCGACTGCTGCCCATGTCGGGAGAAGAAGCGGCGTACTGGAACGCCTGGCTGGCACGGCTGGCCGGTTTCATCGGTTACGGCCTGCTGGTCGTGGTGCCATTGACCAACCTGAACTTCGGCACCGGGCTCGGCCGGGTTGCCGGGCTCCTGATCATGCTGGTGGCGTTCATCTACGCCCTGGTCATCATCCTGCAGAACAAGACCCGGGTGCGGGAGCGGCTTGAAGCGATGGCCAGTGAGTCCACATTCGCCTTCACCCGCTTTCTGACCAATCTGGCAGCCAGATTCTGGCATCTGGTCGCGCTTGCCTACTTCGCTGCGCTGGCCGTGGTCACGGTGACCCGTCCCGAGGATGCGCTGCCGTTCATGGCCCAGGCCACAATCCAGACTGTGGTGGCCGTGCTACTGGGATCGCTGCTTGCGGTGGTTCTGACCCAGGTTATCAGCCGGCAGATCAAGGTGCCCGACGAAACCAGAGCGCGCTTCCCTCTGCTTGAGGAGCGGCTGAACTCGTACATCCCCACCGGCCTCAAGATCATGCGGCTCGGCATTCTGATCATGGTGCTCGCGGTGATTGCCGACGCCTGGAGCCTGTTCAACCTGGGGAACTGGCTGGGCTCGGATGCCGGCGCCCGCACGATCGGCACGGTGGTCTCCGTGGCCCTGATCGTCGTGCTCGCGACCTTGTTCTGGATCGGTGTGGCGAGCTGGATCGAACATCGACTGAACCCGGACAGCGATGGTAAGGAGCCCGGGGCCCGGGAGAAGACGCTGCTGACCATCTTCCGAAACGCCATTGCGGTGGCGCTCATCATCATGACCAGCATGATCGTGCTCTCGGAAATCGGCATCAACATCGGACCGCTGATCGCCGGTGCCGGCGTGCTCGGCCTGGCTATCGGCTTTGGTGCGCAGAAACTGGTGCAGGACATCATCACCGGGGTGTTCATCCAGCTGGAGAACGCCATCAACGCAGGGGATGTGGTCACAGCCGGTGGCATCACCGGTGTGGCGGAAAAGCTGACCATCCGTTCCCTGGGCCTGCGGGACGTCTCCGGAACGTTTCATATCATCCCCTTCTCTTCGGTGGACAGCGTGTCCAACTACATGCGGGACTTCGCCTACCATGTGGGCGAATACGGCGTCGCCTATCGGGAGAACATCGACGACGTCATCGTCAAGCTCCGCGATGCGTTTGACGAGCTGATCGCCCACGAGGAACACAAGCAGAAGATCATCGGCGAGTTGGAAGTTCACGGGGTTACCGCTCTGGCCGATAGCTCGGTCAACATCCGGGTGCGCATCAAGACCATCCCCGGCGTGCAGTGGGCCATTGGCCGTGAGTACAACCGCCTGGTGAAAATGCACTTCGACGCCGCGGGCATCGAGATCCCGTTCCCGCACATGACGCTGTACTTCGGCGAAGACAAGGACGGCAGCGCGCCGCCGGCCCACGTCAGCATGGTGCATCGCAAGGCGTTACAGGGTCGCAAGGACGATGGGCGCAAGCGGGTAGAAGACGGTCGCGCCGACGCCAACCCCACGTTCAAAGGGGACTTCGACGATGCAGAGGACTAA